aggaggatcacttgaggctaggagttcaagaccaacctggacaacatagtgagaccctgtctctacaaaacattaaaaaattagctggtcatggtggtacatgcctgagtctcagctactcagaagaaggctgaggtgggaggattgcttgagcccaggagttggaggttacacagtgagctatgatcatgccactgcaccccttGAATGATAgcgcaagaccctgtctctggaaaaaGATGGATCAGCAATGCTTTCAGAGAAAGATCTTGATCAAAAGGGGGAAATGTGTGAAAGTTGCTGGTATGAAAATGGAATCACTTATGTCAAACTCTAAAAACATGGAGCTGGGGGAGGCTGTGAAGAAGCCCTCAGGCACACAGGCCTGGAAGGGGACTTATCACAACAAACTCCACAAGGTCACCCTAATCCTACAGGCCCTCTGCGTCCTGGGGCCTCTGGTGCTAGGACAGGTTGTCCATGCTTGGAAGAAGGCCATCTTACGCCATCCATCTTGGCCATCCTGGTCATTTTTGTGAGTCAAAGACACATGTGAAAAAGCAAACTTTAAAcccttagaagaaaatacagaataatttagaatacagaaaatatagggccgggcgctgtggctcacgcctgtaatcctagctcttgggaggccgaggcgggcggattgctcaaggtcaggagttcaaaaccagcctgagcgagaccctgtctctactataaaaatagaaagaaattaattggccaactgatatatatataaaaaaaaaattagccgggcatggtggcgcatgcctgtagtcccagctactcgggaggctgaggcagaaggatcactcgagcccaggagtttgaggttgctgtgagctaggctgacgccacggcactcattctagcctgggcaacaaagcgagactctgtctcaaaaaaaaaataaaaaaaaaaaatatatatatatatatatagaatacttTCTGGACTTTCTCAGagggaaatatttcttttttctttcgtttttttttgagacagagtcttgcagtcttgctttgttgcccaggctagagtgagtgccatggagtcagcctagctcacagcaacttcaaactcctaggctcaagcaatcctgctgcctcagcctcctgagtacctgggactacagacatgcaccaccatgcccggctaattttttgtatatatattagttggccaattaattttctttctatttatagtagagacggggtctcgctcttgctcaggctagttttgaacctctgacctcgagcaatccgcccacctcggcctcccagagtgctaggattataggcgtgagccacctcgctgggccaggaaagatttcttaaacaagacatGAAAAGTACAAACAGTAAAGAAAAAGGtacaaacaataagaaaaggtacaaacaataaagaaaaaacattaaaacctAAGCAAAGGAAAAGGCAAGCTCAAACCTGGACCCCAAATCAACCCATTTAACCCAAagttgtccctgcccagactccaCACAGAAGGTCTGTCTCTAATCCACAAAGACAGCCTGAAAGAAAAAGTGGCCGGGAACTCAGTAGGTCTGTTTTCCCAAGAGAAGCCGCAGTGGAGATCTGTTCCCTgtgccacctgcctgcccactTCGAAGGGCTAGTACAACGAGATGAGAAGAGACCAGCAGCCTGTGGCCCAGCCTGGCCTTGTCGCTGCAGGCAGAGAAGCTGTTCCCCCAATAGTGCTCACAGTGCTATAATATCCTCATCTTCCGCAGTAAGACCTACTATGACATGCCAGTGCTGCATGGTGTCACCCAGTGCATGGAGGAGGACGAGTTCTCCTACCAGGGGTGATGCCAACCTGCCTTTCTGCAGCCACCTCAGCCCACAAAGGTGCTGATCCTCTCAGGCAGTGACAGGGCATTCTGCAAGAGGTGAAGCACCTGCCATGGAGTCCATGGTCCAGTGGGAAACTGAGGAGGTTGTCATCTAAGCCTCTAAGAAGTTCCTCCTGGGCATGGCCAGTGGCTACTCTACCTCAAAGCTGATTCTACACATGGGCGACAGTTTTGGGTTCATGAAACAGAACCAGGATGCCTTCAATGTTATTAGCACTGATTCCTCAGACCCCACGGGCCCCCCTGAAAGCCTCTTCAAGGAATCCTATCACCAGCTCATGGAGATTGCCCTCAAGGAGGGTGGCAGGGTGCATGCCAGTGGCTCACCTGGACCTCATCAAGGAGATGCCGCAGTTCTGCAAGTGGCTCTTTCCCATGGTGGGCTACTCCTCCTGCACCATCCCCACCTACCCCAGCGGCTAGATGGATTTCGTGCTGTGTAGCAAAAACCTGAATGTCAACTTCCAGGAGCCTATGCAACAACTGACACAGAAGCAGGTGGAACAGATGTAGGGAGCCTTTGTACTACCCGAGTTTGCCCGCAAGGCCCTGAGTGATGTGAGCCGAGCCCAAGTGCCATCACCGGCATCACCCAGAATCTGGGACCAGAGAGCCTCCAAGGGGCCTGGGCTTCTCTAGCCTTGGACCAGACCTACTGGCTCTTGCCCACCAAGCAAGCATTATAGGCCCTGGAATGCTGCCTGGCTTGCCCTCCTGGGTGGACCATCTGTGTTTGTCTCTGTGTAGCATTCAGCCTCCAAACCTATACCAGCTGTGTACAGCACTGTCTCTCTGCCTTTgttgctcccccacccccgcccaccaaacatttgtatttataacaaaaaaaaggagagaagccCAAGTGGTGAATACGTAGGGACATGGTGGTCCCTCTCTGTGGTGGCCGGGGAGGAGAGGGCCTGGCACTCACTGCAGACCAGCCAAATGCCCAACCTGGATCCCTCCTCTGTGTTTTCTATAGCCTGCCACACACGGTGGCACAGAGATACGCATTTCAATATGTTCGCAGATGTGTCATCCTCCACGCCCTTCCACGAAGGAGGCTGAGGGGATGACATCCGGGGATTGTGTGGGAAAGAGCCTGGGGCTTGAGTCCCCAGTAACCAGGCCCACCACTGCTCAGAGGCTCCCCCAGGGACCCTGGAGAACATGGACAGCACAGGGGAAAGCATCCCTGGGAGCCATCGTTGGAGGCCACCCTGGTGGCCCAGAGGGAGAGCTGCCTGGCTGTGTTCTGAGGCCGTGCCTTGGGGCTAACTCCCTGAGCTCTTGCTGGCCATGTGGGCTGAGCACTGTGCTTCCTCCAACCCCTTGGATTCCGGCACGTTTGGCCTGCCTGGAGTCCATGGCCCCTCAAGGGTCCCTTATGAACCAGCGTGCCCCCATCCCTGCAGGCCCCTCTGGCGCTGTGTGGGAGACAGACAGCCACACACCTGGATGATCTTCTCCGGAATGTTGGAGACGGTGAAGCCGTAGAGGCGCACACGCTCTGGGAAGATGCTGGACAGGATCCTGCGGTCCAGCTGGAAGGCGATCTCCCCCACCAGCCTCTCCCAGGCAAGCTGCTTCGACTCTGGGGACAGCAAAGGGTCTCTCAGCTGAGCCACTGGtggagggggtggcaggggagATGGCCTTGGGGGGCGCTCCCAGGACTCCTGCTGAGCCCCTGCAGGTCACTAACCTCGGCTACTTTCAGGGAACTTGTTGATCTTGCGGTGAGCCAACTTCCGATCCAACTCCGTGGCACTTTTCCGAGGCTGTTCTGTGGTGCGTGGACTCCGGGCGTCGTTAACCGTAGCCGGGGAGGATGAGGTGCGAGGCGGGGAGCAGGGGGTGCGTGAAGGAGAGTGGTGGGCGGGCGGGGTCCGGGTGGGGGAGTGCTGCATCCGTGCCATGTGGGGTGTGTTCAAGGGGGTGCAGCTCGTGGCAGCTTGGGAGGCAAGGTTGGGGGCTGAGGCAAGCACAGTGACAGTGGGGGagatggtggaggtggggacagaggcagggaccATTTGTCCCTGGGGGTAGCCGGAATGGACCCGGGCATCTGTAGTGCCATAGGAGAAGGCCGTTGGGGGGCCAGGTGCGCTCATGGTGCCCACGGGGGTGGAGGTCTGCAGAGGTGTGCCCACAAACGTCATGCTGAGGGACTCTGGGTCCTGGGCTGGCCGGGGGTTCTCAGTGGAGAGTGGGGCTGGTGATTGGGAGGGGCAGAAATGAAAGGAGGGGGGATTAGAGCGAGGGGGGAGGGGCCCACCCGGGGAGGGCCCCCCCGACCCTGGCACTCTGTGCCTGGCCCCCCCCACCTGTTACCTTTGGAGGTGGCAGCAGGCACCATGCAGGGTCCGTGGGGCACCGAGGGGCACGTGCGGAGTGTCTCTGTCAGCCGCACCATCGGGGGCTCTGACAGCACCAGGTTGTTCATGGGGTTGGCCATAAGGTTCTGTGAGATGCCTAGAGGGGCAGCTGTGGAGCTGAGCAGGGGGCTGCTCAGAGAGACGGCCACTGGGCCTGCCACGGAGGCCATCAGGGGGCTGCTCTTAGATACGGCCACGGGGCCTCCCAGGGGACTGCTGGGAGTCAGGGACCCGGTAGAGGGCAGGCCCAGGGAGTTGGCCAGGGGGCCGGTCAGGGGGCTGCTCAGGGGCCCAGTTGAGGGCAGGCCCAGGGAGCTGGCCAGGGTACCCCCAGGGGGCACGGCCAGGGGGCTGCCCAGGAGGTTTGTGAGGGGGCTGCTCTGTGGCATAGGCACCGGGCTGGGCAGCAGGGTGTTGAGTGGGCCCACCAGGGGGGTCACGAGGGAGCCTGCCGTGGGGCCGGGCTGCGGGCTGCTCAGCATTTCAGTCAGGGGTGCCAAGGCCACAATCCCCACTTCTTCCAGGACTGGTTCGTTTGCTGCTGCTGGGGACGGGGGCAGGAAGACACCTGAGGGACACAGAGAAAGCACTGAGACCCCACATGAGCCCCTTCAGGATGATGGGGTGCAGTCATGGGCTGTCCCATGGTGGCAGAGCCTGGCCAAGGTGTCCATCTGCCTCTGATGAGCAACTGGTCTCACCTGaccactctgagcctcacttcCTAGGTGGGCTGGGGCGGTGACCTCTCTACCCCGAGGGCAgtctgtggggtggggagaggacgcTCTTTGCTGGGCTCAGAGGACCCTGGATGTGGGCCTGCCTGCCTACCCTTCCCCCCGCCTGCCAACAGCCTCATCTCCGGTCCTGACTCTTTGGTCAGCCCACTCAGGCTTCCCTCTCTGATCACCTGCCCCTGAGCCACACAGGGACATTCCTCAACCCTCCACTCGATTGTGCCCCCTGCACCAAGTGGCTCACTCCCACCCAAGAGAGTAGAGTCTCACAGCCACTGGACCCTCAGGTCGCCAAGGTGGCCCTTCTGTTctctggtggggaggagggggccccAGCCTCCTGACCACCATCCTGGAGGGAGAGATAAGCCTCTCCAGGTGGGGGCCCCTTCAAGGGGTCAGGGCCACAGCAGTCAGACCCCCTCTCGGCCCAGCACCGGCacatggtccctgccctgcaGTGCTCCATGTGGCCACCTGAGGGGGAAGTGATGGTGCAAGAGGGCAGGTCAGACCTAGCCACACACCTGGAGAGGCCCAGACTCACTGCTTTATACTCCTAGAGCCCTGCCTGGGGGCCTGTTCTCTGGTCCTGGAGGAGTGTTTCCTTCATGTTTGGGGGAGAAGCCCCTCGAAGGAACAGCTGCTGGTGGAGGGGGCAGTGGAGGGACAGTTTTTGTGAATACGCAATTTAATTGACAACTTCCACTTTTGTTGCAAAAGCAGTACCTGCTTATTATAGGGAAAGAATGGAAACgtagaaaagtaaaaaaggataaagaactGCAGTCATCCCATGGCTAATCACTATTGAAAAGCCCTGTTGCCTTGGAGACTTCCTCTACATATTTATATAGACCTGGCGTTGGTGGGCGTCTTCTGTAAAGGGTCAGGTGGTAAATATTGCcagctttgcaggccatatgtgGGCTCTGTCGCAGCCACTCAAGTCTGCATTGTAGCAAGACGGCAGACACAGACAATCGGAAGTGAGTGGAGGATGGgtgtcaataaaactttatttctggaCATGAGTTTTTGAATTTCACATACTTTGCATGTGTCACAACacaatattcttcttttgattttcttcccaccatttaaaaatgtaaaattcattcCTTATTCACAGGCTATACACAAACTAGTGGTGGCCGCATAGATCTGTCTTTTTGTACTTTGGCTCCTCTTACTGGACCCACGCACAGCCACACCTAGCATCCTCATTCTTTGAAAACAGTGTTTGTCGTGGCTGCAGAGATTTCTGTCTCATGGATATGCCATTGTTTACTGAGCTATTCCCATTGTTGAGCATTTAAATAGATTCCAATGTTCCCAATGACAAACAATCCTATTATGTAAAtctttataattgattttttttcctggaaatggACATTTTAGAGGTTCTTGATGCACACTGCCAAATCTCTCTTCTTTAGATCCCTCAGGAGCATCCTGACACTCCCCTGGGCTTGTCACTTCAATCTCTGCCAAAGCTAACACTGCATAATATGTGGCAAGATGTTTAGCTGCTTTAATTGTCTTTTAAGGTGTTTTTttcccggcatattatgggggtacagattttaaggtttcaataaatgccctttcccctcctccccccacaagtctgagtttccagcatgaccatcccccagatggtacacatctcactcattattatgtatgtatatacccgcccccctgcccaataccctattactgtagtacctatgtgtccagttaggtgctgctcagtttgctggtgagtatatgtggtgcttgtttttccattattgggatacttcacttagtagtatgggttccagctctaaccaggaaaatataagatgtgctatatcaccattgtttctcaaagctgaataagtactccatggtatacatataccacattttattaatccattcttggattgatgggcacttgggctgtttccacagccttgcaattatgaattgtgctgctataaacattcgtctTTTAAGTTTTAAGTGTTGTTTTCCAAACAAACCATTAGATTGCATAATCTAatcaacatttctttcttttatcatttcttgctttgttttagtGTCCAAGAGATGATAGAGCTTGTGGGCCAGGGGGAGGTAGCCTGTGGAGAGAGAAGCCGGAGCTTGGTGGGAGGACAGAGGGATGGACAGGAGTGTTTCGGTGGAGGATGGAGATGGGCATGTGGATGTCTGTCCTGTTGGCCTCTGTTTCCCCTGGGAGAGCCTAGGGTCTGGTGCCGTGGGAAAGGGCCACTTGGGTGGCATTTTTAGGATGGTAGGAGGGGACAGTCACTGCTCATTGTCCCTAAATGGCCTGGGCAGCCCAGGGAAGTCCTATTGGTTGGAGCAGCCAGGCAAGgcaagaagacagaataaaggttTCGCCTTGGTGCCTGCTCCGGGAAGATAACTGTGGTGGAGTGACTGGCCCGTCAGGGCTGAGAGGCAGAGGAGTGCTGGGCAAGCCTTGGCCATCTCTCTAGAAGAACATGGTCCAGTTTGCCCTTTGACTAAGTTGTATTCCAGGCCAAATCATGTTTTGGTATTTCTTCACCAAACCATCAAACATGACAAAGAGGGTAACTTTATGACCACAAAAGGTGCAATTCACAaaaagtaccatgtttccccgaaaataagacctacccataaaataagccctagcagaatttctaagcctttgcgcaatataagccctaccccgaaagtAAGACCTAGTGTTGGGTGTGGCTGcgcagagtatctgcacaacccttgCATTTCATCgctgagcggtaaagaagacgagcagcccttctcatctgccccatgagagctctattgctcgacatgagagattagggccaatgtttctttttttttttttttattttttttttattttagccacatGCACCGGAGTGGAAAGGGCCAatgtttctaaaggaaatagaattgcaagaaattcaggatggaattcgggctttggagagttatgatgatgttccagaagaagatgacttaactatatttgaatcaatgtagattgttgcactgtacttaaaaaaaataacacatcccctgaaaataagccttagggtgtcttcttaaggaaaaataaatataagaccttgtcttattttcggggaaccaaggcacctaaagcaaaatatataaagcaaaatacaCAAGGACTCCTAGGAGGTGCTGGAGTAGTAGCTGTACCCAGATCCAGGGCAGAAGGAACAGGGCGCAGGGGGATGTACAGTGATACGGTGACGTAACTACAGAGTCAGGCTGATGTCTAACTCAGCTGTTCACAAGGAGCGGTgctgggctgcagtgagctggaTGCT
This genomic interval from Microcebus murinus isolate Inina chromosome 7, M.murinus_Inina_mat1.0, whole genome shotgun sequence contains the following:
- the SPATC1 gene encoding speriolin isoform X3 gives rise to the protein MLSSPQPGPTAGSLVTPLVGPLNTLLPSPVPMPQSSPLTNLLGSPLAVPPGGTLASSLGLPSTGPLSSPLTGPLANSLGLPSTGSLTPSSPLGGPVAVSKSSPLMASVAGPVAVSLSSPLLSSTAAPLGISQNLMANPMNNLVLSEPPMVRLTETLRTCPSVPHGPCMVPAATSKAPLSTENPRPAQDPESLSMTFVGTPLQTSTPVGTMSAPGPPTAFSYGTTDARVHSGYPQGQMVPASVPTSTISPTVTVLASAPNLASQAATSCTPLNTPHMARMQHSPTRTPPAHHSPSRTPCSPPRTSSSPATVNDARSPRTTEQPRKSATELDRKLAHRKINKFPESSRESKQLAWERLVGEIAFQLDRRILSSIFPERVRLYGFTVSNIPEKIIQHEIHLAAGVGGDGAGGVAHHGKEPLAELRHLLDEVQASLNPSDHKLDEELCQTLTQRYVSIMNRLQSLGYNGRVHPALTEQLVNAYGILRERPELAASEGGSYTMDFLQRVLVETVHPSMLTDALLLLSCLNQLAHDDGKPMFIW
- the SPATC1 gene encoding speriolin isoform X2 — its product is MSLLTNYEGLRHQIERLVRENEELKKLVRLIRENHELKTAIKNQACSLGISGFTSGLGEVATGPPSLQNNCVFLPPSPAAANEPVLEEVGIVALAPLTEMLSSPQPGPTAGSLVTPLVGPLNTLLPSPVPMPQSSPLTNLLGSPLAVPPGGTLASSLGLPSTGPLSSPLTGPLANSLGLPSTGSLTPSSPLGGPVAVSKSSPLMASVAGPVAVSLSSPLLSSTAAPLGISQNLMANPMNNLVLSEPPMVRLTETLRTCPSVPHGPCMVPAATSKAPLSTENPRPAQDPESLSMTFVGTPLQTSTPVGTMSAPGPPTAFSYGTTDARVHSGYPQGQMVPASVPTSTISPTVTVLASAPNLASQAATSCTPLNTPHMARMQHSPTRTPPAHHSPSRTPCSPPRTSSSPATVNDARSPRTTEQPRKSATELDRKLAHRKINKFPESSRESKQLAWERLVGEIAFQLDRRILSSIFPERVRLYGFTVSNIPEKIIQASLNPSDHKLDEELCQTLTQRYVSIMNRLQSLGYNGRVHPALTEQLVNAYGILRERPELAASEGGSYTMDFLQRVLVETVHPSMLTDALLLLSCLNQLAHDDGKPMFIW
- the SPATC1 gene encoding speriolin isoform X1 codes for the protein MSLLTNYEGLRHQIERLVRENEELKKLVRLIRENHELKTAIKNQACSLGISGFTSGLGEVATGPPSLQNNCVFLPPSPAAANEPVLEEVGIVALAPLTEMLSSPQPGPTAGSLVTPLVGPLNTLLPSPVPMPQSSPLTNLLGSPLAVPPGGTLASSLGLPSTGPLSSPLTGPLANSLGLPSTGSLTPSSPLGGPVAVSKSSPLMASVAGPVAVSLSSPLLSSTAAPLGISQNLMANPMNNLVLSEPPMVRLTETLRTCPSVPHGPCMVPAATSKAPLSTENPRPAQDPESLSMTFVGTPLQTSTPVGTMSAPGPPTAFSYGTTDARVHSGYPQGQMVPASVPTSTISPTVTVLASAPNLASQAATSCTPLNTPHMARMQHSPTRTPPAHHSPSRTPCSPPRTSSSPATVNDARSPRTTEQPRKSATELDRKLAHRKINKFPESSRESKQLAWERLVGEIAFQLDRRILSSIFPERVRLYGFTVSNIPEKIIQHEIHLAAGVGGDGAGGVAHHGKEPLAELRHLLDEVQASLNPSDHKLDEELCQTLTQRYVSIMNRLQSLGYNGRVHPALTEQLVNAYGILRERPELAASEGGSYTMDFLQRVLVETVHPSMLTDALLLLSCLNQLAHDDGKPMFIW